One Keratinibaculum paraultunense genomic window carries:
- the speE gene encoding polyamine aminopropyltransferase — MELWFTEFHNENSKFSMKVKEHLLSVKSSFQKIDVLDTYEYGRVLVIDGFIMLTEKDEFIYHEMIVHVPMAVYPQARNILVIGGGDGGTLRELTKYPNIENIDFVEIDEMVVEISRDFFPFLHCGFEDNRINFYYEDGVKFVENKEDTYDLIIVDSTDPIGPGEGLFTEEFYKNAYRALKEDGILVNQCESAYFKEDRREFERAIGKLKRIFPKSYAYQANIPTYPSGHWLFGFASKKYDPVLDQKASQWGKYNIYTKYYNEKVHKGAFYLPTYIQNILDEA, encoded by the coding sequence ATGGAATTATGGTTCACAGAATTTCACAATGAAAATAGCAAGTTTTCTATGAAAGTTAAAGAGCATTTACTTTCTGTAAAAAGTTCCTTTCAAAAAATAGATGTATTGGATACATATGAATATGGCAGAGTTTTGGTAATAGATGGATTTATCATGTTAACAGAAAAAGATGAATTTATATACCATGAAATGATAGTCCATGTTCCCATGGCAGTTTATCCCCAAGCAAGAAATATATTGGTAATAGGAGGAGGAGACGGTGGGACATTACGTGAATTAACTAAATATCCCAATATAGAGAATATAGATTTTGTAGAAATAGATGAGATGGTGGTGGAAATTTCAAGAGATTTTTTTCCCTTTTTACATTGTGGATTTGAAGATAATAGAATTAATTTTTACTATGAAGATGGAGTTAAATTTGTGGAAAACAAGGAAGATACATACGATTTAATAATTGTAGATTCTACTGATCCTATAGGACCTGGAGAAGGGCTATTTACAGAGGAATTCTATAAAAATGCTTATAGAGCCTTAAAAGAAGATGGTATATTAGTAAATCAATGTGAATCTGCATATTTTAAAGAAGATAGAAGAGAGTTTGAAAGAGCTATAGGAAAACTTAAAAGAATATTCCCTAAATCCTATGCATATCAAGCTAATATTCCTACATATCCTTCAGGTCATTGGTTATTTGGATTTGCCTCCAAAAAATATGATCCGGTACTAGATCAAAAAGCTTCTCAATGGGGAAAATATAATATATATACTAAATACTATAATGAAAAAGTTCATAAAGGTGCTTTTTATTTACCTACTTATATTCAAAACATATTAGATGAAGCATAA
- a CDS encoding Na-translocating system protein MpsC family protein — MGDVNLLKNIKILYVEDEPITRNQVCKLLKDKVEKVIEAKNGKEGIEKFIKYKPDIVITDLIMPYMDGIEMVKELRGNGFNCPIIMISSLSDADTVLKAVDLKIEKYMIKPIDVNLLLENLIQIANELLTGKNGLAFTDNSKNNLEIKIRDIYSNYLKKFTGKDAKFIKAFIDGKQIEIFSKENLTILEENLLDIGNYHKSIEILRRALYEHTIDEVEKELSQLIDRKVVTKKIDLYPKENFERIVLEIM, encoded by the coding sequence TTGGGAGATGTAAATTTATTAAAAAACATAAAGATTCTTTATGTAGAAGATGAGCCTATAACAAGAAATCAGGTTTGTAAACTTTTAAAAGATAAAGTAGAAAAGGTAATTGAAGCAAAAAATGGGAAAGAAGGAATAGAAAAATTTATAAAATATAAGCCAGATATTGTTATAACTGATTTAATAATGCCTTATATGGATGGAATAGAGATGGTGAAAGAGTTAAGGGGTAATGGTTTTAATTGTCCAATTATTATGATATCATCTTTGTCTGATGCTGATACTGTTCTGAAAGCAGTAGACTTAAAAATAGAAAAGTATATGATTAAACCTATTGATGTAAATTTATTATTGGAAAATTTAATCCAAATAGCAAATGAACTTTTAACGGGCAAAAATGGATTAGCTTTCACGGACAATTCAAAAAACAATTTAGAGATAAAAATACGGGATATATATTCTAATTACTTAAAAAAATTTACTGGAAAAGATGCAAAGTTTATCAAAGCGTTTATAGATGGAAAGCAAATAGAAATATTTTCAAAAGAAAATCTTACTATTTTAGAAGAAAATTTGTTAGATATAGGTAATTATCATAAAAGTATTGAAATACTAAGGAGAGCATTATATGAACATACAATAGATGAAGTTGAAAAAGAATTATCTCAGTTGATAGATAGAAAAGTAGTTACAAAAAAAATTGATTTATATCCTAAAGAAAACTTTGAAAGAATAGTATTAGAAATTATGTAG
- a CDS encoding stalk domain-containing protein has product MKKRKTLILLVLFLLISTVIFAEAKTEVNKEQTSVILYINNKEVTFPDAQPFIVRGDDRTLVPIRFVAEDLGYKVDWDEENWFKGGNEDKKVTIANEGKTMELFIGQNYAYINGEKKEYDTKPLIDGSRTFVPLRFIAENFDCEVDYEHNVKQKIMKVYITTKDGAKTPEEPSDSNIVAQGEGWDIRLVEVKGHDDNWIEPEIGAGYPPRDADLVSEHFIIGIDNYKDYKGTNYTFKTECISHPQLNRYIKYDPWDDEDFIVDNIEMYTRCSESLIGFFGNVYSLDRFNRDISNVRDIETGERIHLKEGEKMQFKTTISNGKMTKVYITNAEFRNKEFRYN; this is encoded by the coding sequence ATGAAAAAAAGAAAAACTCTTATACTTTTAGTCTTATTTCTTTTAATCTCAACAGTAATATTTGCAGAAGCAAAAACAGAAGTTAATAAGGAACAAACGTCTGTTATCCTTTACATCAATAACAAAGAAGTTACCTTCCCAGATGCACAACCCTTTATAGTAAGAGGAGACGATAGAACATTAGTCCCAATAAGATTTGTAGCTGAGGATTTAGGCTATAAGGTAGACTGGGATGAAGAAAATTGGTTTAAAGGTGGTAATGAAGATAAAAAAGTTACAATAGCTAATGAAGGAAAGACAATGGAACTTTTCATAGGTCAAAACTATGCATATATTAATGGAGAAAAGAAAGAATATGATACTAAACCATTAATAGATGGTTCAAGAACCTTTGTACCATTAAGATTTATTGCAGAAAACTTTGACTGTGAAGTAGATTATGAACATAATGTTAAGCAGAAAATAATGAAAGTTTATATTACTACAAAAGATGGTGCTAAAACACCAGAAGAACCATCTGATTCAAACATAGTAGCACAAGGAGAAGGATGGGACATAAGGTTAGTTGAAGTTAAAGGACATGATGATAATTGGATAGAGCCAGAAATTGGAGCAGGATATCCGCCAAGAGATGCAGACCTTGTAAGTGAGCATTTTATAATTGGCATAGACAACTATAAAGACTACAAAGGTACAAATTATACATTTAAAACAGAATGTATAAGCCATCCTCAATTAAATAGATATATAAAATATGACCCATGGGATGATGAAGATTTTATAGTAGACAATATTGAAATGTATACTCGTTGTAGTGAAAGTCTTATAGGTTTTTTTGGGAACGTGTATTCATTGGATAGATTTAATAGAGATATTAGCAATGTTCGTGATATAGAAACAGGCGAAAGAATACATCTTAAAGAAGGAGAAAAAATGCAGTTTAAAACTACAATAAGTAATGGGAAAATGACTAAGGTATATATAACAAATGCTGAATTTAGAAATAAAGAATTTAGATATAATTAA
- a CDS encoding DUF3794 and LysM peptidoglycan-binding domain-containing protein, protein MEVIKDILKVEEQKGYKEAETLVEEEIYIDQTKPDIDTILWADGKIQILSTKIIRDKILISGLVKFKLVYKSQEEELNICTIESNSDFKEEIEIEGISEDMAVDVSSNLEYIQYEQKDDRKIQLVALVKLTGKVYATNSVEIIRDIEGGSNLQLLKEKIQYNDVLGRKENYELIKDIFEIREDMPSIDEILKIELHPYEKEHSISADRIILSGILEASIIYFGGSKLNSIKREIPFTHFIEHPEIQSEIKCSIDMEVVDGSYQLKESLEGDLRIIDLEANLKILTKLYDNKEKEVIIDAYSTSNYINLEKEEIFITENIKDMVCRDEVSKELSNKGFKEIYAVEGTTNIINYQYVEDKVMIEGILVIDIYFLEDVTGKIKTLKEEIPYKTYITVDELGKDFSINIETDLEELDYHKQEDVLSIQATVKNHIFINRERKITMISEIEETDELIDKKNRPSIIIYIIQKDDTLWDIAKRYNTTIEEIISANDALSPNTLMPGEKIIIEKKVDINF, encoded by the coding sequence ATGGAGGTAATAAAGGACATCCTTAAGGTAGAAGAACAAAAAGGATATAAAGAGGCAGAAACCCTAGTAGAGGAAGAAATATATATTGACCAAACGAAACCTGATATAGATACTATTCTATGGGCTGATGGAAAGATACAGATATTGAGTACTAAAATAATAAGGGACAAAATATTGATAAGTGGCTTAGTAAAGTTTAAATTAGTATACAAATCTCAGGAGGAAGAACTAAATATATGTACCATTGAAAGCAATAGTGATTTTAAAGAGGAAATAGAAATTGAAGGTATATCGGAAGATATGGCAGTAGATGTAAGTTCAAATTTAGAGTATATTCAATATGAACAGAAAGATGATAGAAAAATTCAGTTAGTAGCTTTAGTAAAACTTACAGGAAAAGTTTATGCAACTAATTCTGTAGAAATAATTAGGGATATAGAAGGAGGCTCTAATCTACAATTATTGAAGGAAAAAATTCAATATAACGATGTATTAGGAAGGAAAGAAAATTATGAGCTTATAAAAGATATATTTGAAATAAGGGAAGATATGCCTAGTATAGACGAAATACTAAAAATAGAATTACATCCTTATGAAAAGGAACATAGTATATCTGCTGATAGGATAATACTATCAGGAATATTAGAAGCATCTATAATATATTTTGGCGGGAGTAAGTTAAATTCTATTAAGCGAGAAATACCTTTTACTCATTTTATAGAGCATCCAGAAATTCAATCAGAAATTAAATGCAGTATAGATATGGAAGTGGTAGATGGAAGCTATCAGCTTAAGGAAAGCCTAGAAGGAGACTTAAGGATTATAGATTTAGAAGCAAACTTAAAGATTTTAACTAAGTTATATGATAATAAAGAAAAAGAAGTAATTATAGATGCCTATTCTACTAGTAACTACATAAACTTGGAAAAAGAAGAAATATTTATAACAGAGAATATAAAGGATATGGTATGTAGAGATGAAGTATCTAAAGAATTATCAAATAAAGGATTCAAAGAGATATATGCTGTAGAAGGAACAACTAATATTATTAATTATCAATATGTAGAAGATAAGGTTATGATAGAAGGTATATTGGTTATTGATATATACTTTTTAGAAGATGTAACGGGGAAAATTAAAACTTTAAAAGAAGAAATACCTTATAAAACCTACATTACCGTGGATGAATTGGGTAAAGATTTTTCTATAAATATAGAAACTGATTTAGAAGAGCTAGACTATCATAAACAAGAAGATGTATTATCAATACAAGCTACTGTAAAAAACCACATATTTATAAATAGAGAAAGAAAAATTACTATGATTAGCGAAATTGAGGAAACAGATGAACTAATTGACAAGAAAAATAGACCTAGTATAATCATATATATAATTCAAAAAGATGATACTCTTTGGGATATAGCTAAGCGATATAATACAACTATAGAAGAAATAATATCAGCAAATGATGCATTATCTCCAAACACTTTAATGCCAGGAGAAAAGATAATTATAGAGAAAAAGGTTGATATAAATTTCTGA
- the mgtE gene encoding magnesium transporter yields the protein MDEKRLKELIKEKRYVTIKKELEKMNPVDVAELLESLDVQTALLIFRTLPKDLAVEVFAHFSVEQQRELVSLVTDKELKHIVDELYFDDMIDILEEVPANVVKKILLNAKEEERNLINQFLRYPPESAGSIMTIEYVDLKKNMTVKEALEHIKETGLDKETVYTCYVTDANRKLEGIVSLRKLVISDEDLLIEDIMERDVIYVHTHDDQETVARVFKRYGFLALPVVDNEGRLIGIITVDDIMEVIDQEATEDFQKMAAMSPTEEKYLEANVFSLAKHRVIWLLVLMISATFTGGIIRKFENLLQSAVVLTAFIPMLMDTGGNAGSQSSTLVIRGIALGEIAPKDTGKVVLKELVISIIVGVILAVVNFFRIYLFDNVGFLISFTVSITLFVTVVISKVIGGILPMIAKKLNIDPAIMAGPLITTIVDALSLIVYFSIASCLLNI from the coding sequence ATGGATGAAAAAAGACTAAAAGAACTAATAAAAGAAAAAAGATATGTAACAATAAAAAAAGAATTGGAAAAGATGAATCCAGTAGATGTAGCTGAATTATTAGAATCCTTGGATGTTCAAACTGCTTTACTTATATTTAGAACTTTACCCAAGGATTTAGCAGTAGAAGTATTTGCCCATTTTTCTGTAGAACAGCAAAGGGAGCTTGTAAGCTTAGTTACAGATAAAGAATTAAAGCATATAGTAGATGAGTTATATTTTGATGACATGATAGACATACTAGAAGAAGTTCCAGCTAATGTAGTAAAGAAGATATTATTAAATGCTAAAGAAGAAGAAAGGAATTTAATAAATCAATTTTTAAGATATCCACCTGAATCAGCAGGTAGCATAATGACCATAGAATATGTAGATTTAAAAAAGAACATGACAGTAAAAGAAGCTCTAGAGCATATAAAGGAAACAGGATTAGATAAGGAGACAGTTTATACCTGCTATGTTACAGATGCAAATAGGAAGTTAGAAGGAATAGTATCTTTAAGAAAGCTTGTTATAAGTGATGAAGATTTATTAATTGAAGATATAATGGAAAGAGATGTTATATATGTTCATACGCATGATGATCAAGAGACAGTAGCAAGGGTATTTAAAAGATATGGATTTTTGGCATTACCTGTAGTAGATAATGAAGGACGATTAATAGGAATAATAACTGTAGACGACATTATGGAAGTAATAGATCAAGAAGCAACAGAAGACTTTCAAAAGATGGCAGCTATGTCTCCAACAGAAGAAAAATATTTGGAAGCTAATGTATTTTCCTTAGCTAAACATAGAGTTATATGGTTATTAGTATTGATGATATCTGCAACTTTTACCGGAGGTATCATACGAAAGTTTGAAAATCTTCTTCAATCAGCAGTAGTTTTGACAGCTTTCATACCAATGCTTATGGATACTGGTGGAAATGCAGGAAGTCAATCTTCTACATTAGTAATCCGTGGCATTGCATTAGGAGAAATAGCCCCTAAAGATACAGGAAAAGTTGTATTGAAAGAATTAGTAATTAGTATAATAGTAGGAGTTATATTAGCAGTAGTAAATTTTTTTAGAATATATCTGTTTGACAATGTAGGATTTTTGATATCCTTTACTGTATCTATAACTTTATTTGTGACTGTGGTAATATCAAAGGTTATAGGAGGAATACTACCCATGATAGCTAAAAAACTCAATATAGACCCAGCTATAATGGCAGGACCCCTTATTACCACTATAGTGGACGCACTTAGTTTGATTGTTTATTTTTCAATAGCTTCTTGCTTGTTAAATATATAA
- a CDS encoding Veg family protein has product MLEKNNLSKIRKDVKDCVGKKVILKANKGRKKTTIREGILEEAYPSLFVVKISNDYDSVRRVSYTYSDILTETVEVTICDDEEGKIKIS; this is encoded by the coding sequence TTGTTGGAAAAGAATAATCTATCCAAAATTCGCAAAGACGTAAAAGATTGTGTCGGAAAGAAGGTAATTCTAAAGGCTAACAAAGGTAGAAAGAAGACCACAATAAGGGAAGGTATATTAGAAGAAGCATATCCAAGTTTGTTTGTAGTTAAAATATCTAATGATTATGACTCAGTAAGAAGGGTTTCATATACTTATTCCGATATATTAACAGAGACAGTTGAAGTAACAATTTGCGATGATGAAGAAGGAAAAATCAAAATAAGTTAA